GGCCCGCTTCTGGTGCTATGCCGTATACGATTATCCCAAGCTGAAATCGCGCTTCAAGCCACCCAGAGGCTCGGTGTTCGACATGAAGGAAGCCCGCGCGAACCTGGAACGCGTGTTGGCGGAGGATCTCGGCAATTCCGTTCGTAACGAAATATTCGTCTACCAACAGGCGCATCCCGATCGGTCCGTCGTCAAATCATCGTCAAAGCCGAGCACCAAGAAAAAGTAACCGGCTCGCCCTTTCCCTCTTTTCGGCCGTAACACGCTTCCTCCCGGGGCGGCCGATGATTAATTGAATCTCCCCGCAAATCTGTTTACGTTCTCCCTTCGCGCCGCGGGCGGGGTTCCTACTTGGGACGTCCGCGGCAATTCGGGGAGCGGCAGTGGGATTTGGTCTATTCTGGATGGCGATGGGAGCGGCAGGGCTCGCCTCCGCCGCGCCCGCCCCTTCCCCTAGTAACGTGCACATGACCGGTATCTTGCGTGATACCTCTTTTGCCGCCGGGGCCGCCCTGCGCCTGGAGGTCCTGGAAACCGGCGACACCTTATCCGTGGCGCCGGGGAAGCCGTTCCGCATCGATCTGCCCCGCGATACGGTATGGAACCTCTGCTTCAGCGCGCCGGTCGATAGCTTCCGCGCGGCCTCCCAGAACCGGGCGGTTCAGGAGGGAGGGATCTCCGCCCAGGGGGGTCGGGCGCCCTCAGAAGGACGCTTGGAAAAATGCTTCGAGGTCCGCCTGGTCGGGAATGACACCGCCTTTTCCGCCGACATCGGCGATCAGCCCTCCATGGTGGTCCAAGCCCCGCGGGCCGCGGCCCCGATCGCAGCCGCGCCGGACTCCGTCGCGAGAGATACCGGAGCGACCCAGTACAAATCCGAAGAGGCCGTGCAATTAAAAAAGGTTCTGGTGCGCGCCCAACGCGCGCCCAAGCGGTCGTTGGGCAAATCCACCGTCTCGGCAAAGCTCATCAAGCGCATGCCGGGCCTGGCCGAAGCCGACGTCATCCGCTCCATCCAGGCCCTGCCCGGGGTGGTCGCCAGTTCGGATTTCTCCACCAAAATCTACGTGCGCGGCGGAGGTTCGGATCAGAACCTCATCCTCTTGGATAAGGCGGTGGTGTATTCGCCCGTGCATTTCTTCGGGCTCTTCTCCACCTTCCTGGTGGAAGGCATCGATGAAGTCAACTTCTATAAGGGCGGCTTCCCGCCCGAGTACGGCAATCGGCTTTCTTCCGTGCTGGACATCAAATCGCGCGAGGGCGGCACCGATAGCGCCCAGACGTGGGAAAAGGGATCCTCGCTCCAAGTCAGCACCTTCGCCTCCCAGATCCATACCGAGGGCCACCAGGGCCCCGTGCGCTGGCTGGTGGCCGGCCGCCGCACCTATATCGATCAAGTGCTGACGTTACTGCGGGACCAGGGACTGACCGATCTCGATCTCGACTATTACTTCTACGATCTGCAAGGCAACGTCCATTACGATATGTCCAAGAACGACGGCTTCATGCTTTCCTGGTACAACGGACGCGACGAACTGAACTTCACCCCCTTCAAGGTGGACTGGGGCAATACCGTCATCCCGCTCAATTACGACGGGGTTCTGGATAAGCACCTGACCACCCATGCGACGGCCTCGTACAGCCTTTTCAGCCAAGACTTCAGCCTGGAACATATCTTCGCGTTCTACAACCGCATCGCGACCATCAATTACAAGCAGTCCCTGGAATATACCGGCATCGACGGCCACCGCCTCACGGCCGGGCTCGATCTCAATTGGATCGAGACGATATTCCGGAACGATCAGATCATCGCCAAGATCCTGCTCCGCGATCGCACGACCTTCTTCCTGAACAGCCTGTTCTTCGAGGACAAGTGGTCTCCGGGCGCGACCGAGCTGACGGGCGGCTTGCGGTTGACGCAATCGACCGTGCTGGACGTACCGGGAGTGGAACCGCGCCTCTCCCTGAAATACAAGCTGCCCCACGCCCAGGCCCTCGATTTCCACGTCGGCTTCTATCAGCAGTACGTCAACTCCATCCAATTCTCCGATCAGGAAAGCATCAACGAGTTCTATTACCCGGCCAAGAAAGTCTCGACGCAAACCGTGAACCCCACCTCCTCCCTCCTTTTCTCCGCCGGTTACGGCATCGACAAGGTCAAGGATACCTGGGACTTCACCTTGGAAGGCTATTTCAAGACCGTCAACCACCTGCCCGTCTACTCGCCCAATGACGTGCCCGACTCCATCCTGCTGGATGTCAGCCGCGATTTGGGCGATCTCTTCCGCGAGGCCAACGGCTACAGTTACGGCTTCGAAGCCTCGCTCCGCAAGCCGGAAGGCCTTATCTTCGGAGGCCTATCCTATTCCAACGGCACCGCCGTCATCCGGGAGGACGCGCATAAGGATCAAGCCTACTTCCCTTCCTGGCATCAACCCCATAGCCTCAAGGCCGATCTCGCCATCAACCTTTTGGGGAAGGACGGGCTGTTCGTGAAGAGCGGCCGCAAGTACCTGCGCATGTCCAGCCAATTGAAATACGCCACCGGCCTGCCGTACACGGAATACGTAGGCTATTCGGACGCGCATCTTTTGGACCAGAACCAGGGCCGGCAAGCGGGAGGGCCCAATCCGGAATTCCAGGACAACATCGATCTGCTGCGCGGCAACCGCAACGCCGCCTTCGTCCCGGCGTATTTCCGATGGGACTTGAAGCCGGTGGATTGGGGCCGGGAAGGCAAATGGAATTTCTCGTGGACCCTCCTCAACATCACCGATCATAAGAACATCTTCTTCTATACTTACGATCGGCAAGCGAACCCTCCCAAACGCATCGAGATCACTCAATTCCCCTTCTTCCCCTTCCTGGTGAATTATGAGTACTACTTCTAGGTTCCGCGCCGCTAAAGGCGGGATCGGCTTACTGGCTTTGGTTGTCGCGGCTTGCATCCAAGGGCCTTGGGACTACTATCCCGAGAATCCGGCGACCTTCCGCGGGGTATTCGCCACCGCCTACGTATTGTCCGGCAAACCGTTGGAACAAGTCTGCTTCGAACGCATCCTGGACGTCGACGAAGAGCATACCCAAGCCTTCGCCTGGTATGACAGCGCCGACGTGCGCATCTCGGGACCTTTCTACGCGCGCGGTACGGACTCGACCGCGGGGAAATCCCTAGAGATGGTGCTCTCCCCCGTTTCCGACACCCCCAACTGCTTCAAGGGAGACCCGACCCTGCTCGCCGAGCGCGGCCAAGAATACGACTTGCGGGCCCGATTCACGTGGGACAGCGCGGGAACGCGGACCCGTTCGCTCCTGACGGGGACGGCGCACGTTCCGAAGAATTTCCGGATCCATGATTCCGCCGTCGCGCCGACCCTGGCCTTCTCGGGCGGCGTTCCGGATACGATTTTCGATCCCGTCTTTATTTCAAGCTTACCCAAGTCGATCCTGGATTCAATGACGGCCCAATTCGGAGACACCTTGGTCAAGCTTCTCATCGATTCGACCGGCCGCGGCGCCTACCTGAAGCAGCATGGGGATGCGATCCAAAATCGCCTGCTCGAATTGATCCAAGAAGCGCAGCAGCCTTATCCGAAGGATACGACCCTGTATTACCTGAACGGCGAGCTCAATACCCTGTCCCACTATTTCAGTTCCGATCATAGCGAGGACGTTGGGGCCGTGCTCATCACCCAGCGTTTCGATCCCAATAGCGAACGCCCGGAGACCCGCTTCGATTCGCCCTTCGGCGGGAAACCGGATACCAGCCGGTATTACTTCCCGGGCAATATCCGGCGGCTGTTGATCTACCCGAACGCGACCGGCGCCAAAGGCTGGAACCTGCTCGATAGCATGGGCGTGGTGAATACCTGGTTCTTCACCTTGCTGAACCGGTTTTACTTCTACGGGTTCGAAAAAGCCTATTATGATTTCCACGCCAGCGCGACCGAGGTGCAGGGAGGCGGCGGATCGAACGGGGATCCGCGCGTAAAGCCCCGCTATAACGTGCAGGGCGGGGCCGGGATCTTCGCGGGAGGCATCCCCGATTCCTTCGACTTGCATATCATACACGATCGGTTCACCAAGGCTTATCCCTTGCCGATCGCCCATGTCTACGCTTGCGAAAAGGACGGTTGGGGCGATTCCAAGGATTGCCGCGATTTCTATCCCGAATATTGCCGCGACCAGGCTTGGCGGCCCGCCATATGCCATGCGGATGCCATCCGCCTTTGCCTGGACACCGCGGCCGCCCGGGATTCCACCGGCCCCCATTGCGATTCCGTCGCCATCATGGCCCGTTCCGATACCGTCGCCGCCCCCATCGGCCAACTCATGCATTGCGTGGAAAAGGATTTCCCGGATGAGCCCGCCTGCGCCGGCCCGCGCACCGCTTGCCTGGAAACCAAGGGAAAGAATGACTGCAAGGATTGGTTCTGGGATTATTGCCAGGATCACGATTGGAGGCCGTTGGATCTTTGCGGCCCCGCCTTGGCTTCCTATTGCCGCGATAAGCCCAGGCAATCGGAAACCCTTTGCCGCAACGCGGACGCCTGGTGCGCCGCGAACGCGGATTCGCCCTTATGCAAATGAAGGAAGGAATTTCAGCCATGCATCGAACGCATAGAAACGGCGCCAAAGCCGCGGTCGTTATGGCCGCGACGTTGTTGGCCCTGTCATCGCCGCGCGCCCAGGATGCCGACGCCACGCCGCGCCTGGAGGCCGATCTCCAGAAAGCCCGCGCCGAGGTGGAGAAGTCCAAGAAGGACGTCCAGAAGGCGGAAGGCGATCTGCGCAAGACCGACTCCCTGGTGCGCGACGAAAACGATCGGGCCGCCGCCGCCGAGCAGCGCGCCGGGAAGGACCGCGAGCGGCGCGAGAAGGAGAACGCCGCCCTGCAGGCCCGGGTGCAAGAGACCCAGGCGAAGGTCGATCAGGAAAGGGCCGCGTCGAGCCGTAAGCAAAACGACGAAGACGAAATCAAGTCCCGCCAGAAGCGCCTGTCCCTGGTTTTGGCCGGTTATTGCGATTCCCTGGCCCGCCGTATCGAAGGCGGGCTGCCCTGGGACAACGAAGCCCGCCTCGATCGCGTGCGTTCGCTTAAGAAGGATCTGGAGGCCGGATCGGCCACCGTGGACGAGGGCTTCGCGCGCCTCAACGCCCTGCTCAAGGACGAAGCGAAAAGCGGCGACGAGATCGCCTTGTTCAATAAGCCCATCGCCCGCAAGAACGGGGAAATGGTGAACGCGCAAGTGCTCAAGATCGGGAACCAATGGCTGGCTTATATGGACGAAGAAGGCAAACGCTTCGGCATCCTGGAAAGGAAGCCCGGGGGAGCGTGGGAGTGGCGCGAGGATCCCGGCTTCGCGGAGAAGAACCGCATCAAGGCCGCCATCGAGATCAAGGCCTCCAAGCGGCCCCCGAGCTTGGCCGTGCTGGATCTGGGCATCGCGCCCGGCGCCCTCCCGATTCCCGCCTCCCATCCGGCCCCGGTCTCACCGGCCCCGTCCGCGCCGAAAGGAGCCAAGTGATGTTCTCCGTCGCCCTTCGCACGATTCGGTATCCGTTCCGGAAGAGCTTGGGAATCGCCGCCTTGTTGGCCGCCTCCATGGCATTCGGTAAAGAAGACCCCCAAGCCATCCAACGCCAAGCTTTGGCGGACTTGCAAAAGGAATTGTCCTCCTTGGAGAACTTGAAAGCCGAAAAGCTGGACGCGTTAGAAAAGAAAGAGGCCGAACGTTGGGACGCGCGCTATCGCGCGGCCGCCCGCGCCAAGGAGGACGATGAGCGCGCGCGCTCGTTGGAAGAGAAGTATGGCCGCCTGGCATCGGATCTCACCCGCACGGAGGAGGACCTGGTCAAGGCGCGCAGCGAGGCCAAGGACAAGGTCGATGAGGCCGCGGCTGTGCGCGCGGGCTGGGACGGTTTCAACGCCTCCCTGAAACGCGCCATCGACGGCGCCGCCGAAAACCTCTCCTTGGACGTTCCCGTGGCGCTGGAGGATCGCACCTTACGCCTGTCCAAGGCTTCGGAATTCATGGCCGCCAAAGGCGGGGCGAATACGCAAGATGCCCTGGCGGCCTTTCTGGACGCCTCGCTTCTGCGGGTAGATCA
This region of Fibrobacterota bacterium genomic DNA includes:
- a CDS encoding DUF3450 family protein; this encodes MHRTHRNGAKAAVVMAATLLALSSPRAQDADATPRLEADLQKARAEVEKSKKDVQKAEGDLRKTDSLVRDENDRAAAAEQRAGKDRERREKENAALQARVQETQAKVDQERAASSRKQNDEDEIKSRQKRLSLVLAGYCDSLARRIEGGLPWDNEARLDRVRSLKKDLEAGSATVDEGFARLNALLKDEAKSGDEIALFNKPIARKNGEMVNAQVLKIGNQWLAYMDEEGKRFGILERKPGGAWEWREDPGFAEKNRIKAAIEIKASKRPPSLAVLDLGIAPGALPIPASHPAPVSPAPSAPKGAK
- a CDS encoding TonB-dependent receptor plug domain-containing protein, whose amino-acid sequence is MTGILRDTSFAAGAALRLEVLETGDTLSVAPGKPFRIDLPRDTVWNLCFSAPVDSFRAASQNRAVQEGGISAQGGRAPSEGRLEKCFEVRLVGNDTAFSADIGDQPSMVVQAPRAAAPIAAAPDSVARDTGATQYKSEEAVQLKKVLVRAQRAPKRSLGKSTVSAKLIKRMPGLAEADVIRSIQALPGVVASSDFSTKIYVRGGGSDQNLILLDKAVVYSPVHFFGLFSTFLVEGIDEVNFYKGGFPPEYGNRLSSVLDIKSREGGTDSAQTWEKGSSLQVSTFASQIHTEGHQGPVRWLVAGRRTYIDQVLTLLRDQGLTDLDLDYYFYDLQGNVHYDMSKNDGFMLSWYNGRDELNFTPFKVDWGNTVIPLNYDGVLDKHLTTHATASYSLFSQDFSLEHIFAFYNRIATINYKQSLEYTGIDGHRLTAGLDLNWIETIFRNDQIIAKILLRDRTTFFLNSLFFEDKWSPGATELTGGLRLTQSTVLDVPGVEPRLSLKYKLPHAQALDFHVGFYQQYVNSIQFSDQESINEFYYPAKKVSTQTVNPTSSLLFSAGYGIDKVKDTWDFTLEGYFKTVNHLPVYSPNDVPDSILLDVSRDLGDLFREANGYSYGFEASLRKPEGLIFGGLSYSNGTAVIREDAHKDQAYFPSWHQPHSLKADLAINLLGKDGLFVKSGRKYLRMSSQLKYATGLPYTEYVGYSDAHLLDQNQGRQAGGPNPEFQDNIDLLRGNRNAAFVPAYFRWDLKPVDWGREGKWNFSWTLLNITDHKNIFFYTYDRQANPPKRIEITQFPFFPFLVNYEYYF